In Equus caballus isolate H_3958 breed thoroughbred chromosome 26, TB-T2T, whole genome shotgun sequence, the following are encoded in one genomic region:
- the LOC100057612 gene encoding cystathionine beta-synthase-like protein yields the protein MPSETTQAKEGCAECPHLSKARLEEEPTEDKEAKACSWILPDTPSKCSWQLGSPSADSPHHHAPSLKASEILPDILHKIGDTPLVRINKIGKKFGLKCELLAKCEFFNASGSVKDRIAVRMIEDAERAGILKPGDTIIEPTSGNTGIGLALAAAVKGYRCIIVMPEKMSMEKVDVLRALGAEIVRTPTNARFDSPESHFGVAWRLKNEIPNSHILDQYRNANNPLAHYDTTAEEILQQCDGKVDMLVASAGTGGTITGIGRKLKEKCPGCRIIGVDPVGSILAEPEELNQTEQTAYEVEGIGYDFVPTVLDRKVVDKWFKITDQETFTFARMLISQEGLLCGGSSGCAMAGAVKAAQELQEGQRCVVILPDSVRNYMSKFLSDKWMLQKGFLNEEDVLTKKPWWWHLRVQELSLPIPLTVLPTVTCEHTMEILRENGFDQAPVVDESGVILGMVTRGNMLSSLLAGKIQPSDEVRKIIYKQFQQIFLTDPLGKLLHILEIDHFALVVHEQIQYNNNGKSSKRQAVFGVVTAIDLLKFVAAREQDQKTKSGSVLDP from the exons ATGCCTTCCGAGACAACCCAAGCCAAAGAAGGGTGTGCAGAGTGCCCCCACCTCTCAAAGGCACGCCTGGAGGAGGAACCCACAGAGGACAAGGAAGCCAAGGCGTGCTCATGGATCCTCCCGGATACCCCCAGCAAATGCTCCTGGCAGCTGGGCAGCCCGAGCGCCGACTCTCCACATCACCATGCTCCCTC GCTGAAAGCCTCTGAAATCTTGCCAGATATCCTGCATAAAATTGGGGATACCCCCTTGGTGAGAATCAATAAGATCGGGAAGAAGTTTGGCCTGAAGTGTGAGCTCC TGGCCAAGTGCGAGTTCTTCAATGCGAGCGGGAGTGTGAAGGACCGCATTGCCGTGAGGATGATCGAGGACGCCGAGCGGGCTGGGATTCTGAAGCCTGGGGACACGATCATCGAGCCGACATCCGGGAACACAG GGATCGGGCTGGCCCTGGCTGCCGCCGTGAAGGGTTACCGCTGCATCATCGTGATGCCGGAGAAGATGAGCATGGAGAAG GTGGACGTCCTGCGGGCCCTGGGGGCCGAGATTGTGCGGACACCCACCAATGCCAGATTCGACTCCCCTGAGTCACACTTTGGGGTGGCGTGGAGGCTGAAGAACGAGATCCCCAATTCTCACATCCTGGACCAG TACCGCAACGCCAACAACCCCCTTGCTCACTACGACACCACTGCTGAGGAGATCCTGCAGCAGTGTGACG GGAAGGTGGACATGCTGGTGGCCTCAGCGGGCACGGGCGGCACCATTACGGGCATTGGCAGGAAGCTAAAGGAGAAGTGCCCTGGATGCAGA ATCATTGGGGTGGATCCCGTAGGCTCCATCCTGGCAGAGCCTGAGGAGCTGAACCAGACGGAGCAGACGGCCTACGAGGTGGAGGGCATCGGCTATGACTTCGTCCCCACGGTGCTGGACCGGAAG GTGGTGGACAAATGGTTCAAGATCACTGACCAGGAGACATTCACCTTTGCCCGCATGCTGATCTCGCAGGAGGGACTGCTGTGCG GTGGCAGTTCGGGCTGTGCCATGGCCGGGGCCGTGAAGGCCGCCCAGGAGCTGCAGGAGGGCCAGCGCTGCGTGGTGATCCTGCCCGACTCGGTTCGCAACTACAT GTCCAAGTTCCTGAGCGACAAGTGGATGCTGCAGAAGGGCTTCCTGAATGAGGAGGACGTCCTGACGAAGAAGCCATG GTGGTGGCACCTCAGAGTCCAGGAGCTGAGCCTGCCAATTCCGCTGACGGTGCTGCCCACGGTCACCTGTGAGCACACCATGGAGATCCTCCGCGAGAACGGCTTCGACCAGGCACCCGTGGTCGATGAATCAGG GGTGATCCTGGGGATGGTGACTCGTGGGAACATGCTGTCGTCCCTGCTCGCTGGGAAGATTCAGCCATCGGACGAGGTCCGCAAAATCATCTACAAGCAGTTCCAACAG ATTTTCCTGACTGACCCGCTAGGCAAGCTCTTGCACATCCTGGAGATAGACCACTTCGCCCTGGTGGTCCACGAGCAGATCCAGT